The Tachyglossus aculeatus isolate mTacAcu1 unplaced genomic scaffold, mTacAcu1.pri SUPER_30, whole genome shotgun sequence genome has a segment encoding these proteins:
- the LOC119921778 gene encoding olfactory receptor 7C2-like — protein sequence MGTQCPPLWNICEAYCSRSSGPMERGNQTSVSEFLLLGLSDWAEQQQPLFMLFLWMYLLGVLGSLLIVLAIGSSPHLHTPMYFFLTNLSLADICFLSTTVPKMLVNIQTHNKSISYAHCLVQMYFFILLVSLDHFLLTGMAYDRYVAICYPLHYTTIMSPRLCALIVAGFFCDLYQVLKLSCSSILINEVVVFVIAVVLAVVPLTGLLFSYTRIISTISRIPSASGKCKAFSTCGSHLSVVSLFYGTALGVYFSPPSPQTARKGSIASVMYTVVTPVLNPFIYSLRNKDMKQALRNVFCRKIVFSQML from the exons CAGATCCTCTGGccccatggagaggggaaaccaaaccagcgtctcagaattcctcctcctgggactgtctgactgggcagagcagcagcagcctctcttcatgctgttcctctggatgtacctgcttggggtcctggggagcctgctcattGTCCTGGCCATCGGCTCCAGcccacacctgcacacccccatgtacttcttcctcaccaacctctccctggctgacatctgcttcctgtccaccactgtccccaagatgctggtcaacATTCAGACGCACAACAAATCCATATCTTATGCTCACTGCCTGGTGCAAATGTATTTCTTTATCCTGTTAGTAAGcctggaccactttctcctcactgggatggcatatgaccgctatgtggccatatgctaccccctccactacaccaccatcatgagcccacggctctgtgccctgataGTTGCTGG cttcttctgtgaccttTACCAGGTCCTAAAGCTTTCTTGTTCCAGCATCCTCATCAATGAAGTGGTGGTGTTCGTCATTGCAGTGGTGCTAGCTGTAGTTCCCCTCACTGGCCTCCTCTTCTCTTACACGCGCATCATCTCCACCATATCGAGAATCCCATCTGCCAGTGGAAAATGTAAAGCTTTcagcacctgtggctctcacctgtcCGTGGTCTCTCTGTTCTATGGCACTGCCCTTGGGGTCTACTTCAGCCCCCCGTCTCCCCAAACAGCCAGAAAGGGCTCGATAGCATCTGTGATGTATACTGTGGTCACCCCCGtgctgaaccctttcatctacagcctgaggaacaaggacatgaaacaGGCCCTGAGAAATGTGTTCTGCAGGAAAATTGTCTTCTCCCAGATGCTGTGA